From one Candidatus Cloacimonadota bacterium genomic stretch:
- a CDS encoding SdpI family protein, with the protein MERIKRFKWSILIIIIHLIIVLYFNVILSSDVLIPRQWDYKGDIAYSGKGFGLWFLLNLNAFLVLAFVLFPLYSPRYRRNPGRFDSILPNLTFIVSFFLMIIHLYMLLWAIDFQYLKGENVIFVLIGLLFIFLGNILPKIPSNFFAGVRTPWTLTSEKNWHKTHRVSGFAFVIGGILMIIRGFIHFTSTLSLIHTFGVLGFLLFYPIIYSYTVFLQEKKEKRGGEK; encoded by the coding sequence ATGGAGAGAATCAAACGTTTTAAGTGGTCTATATTGATAATAATAATTCATCTTATTATAGTTTTATATTTCAATGTTATATTGAGCTCTGATGTTTTGATACCGCGTCAGTGGGATTATAAAGGGGATATAGCCTATTCAGGAAAAGGCTTTGGATTGTGGTTCTTATTGAACTTGAATGCTTTTTTGGTCTTAGCTTTTGTCTTGTTTCCTCTTTATTCACCACGATATCGAAGAAATCCGGGGAGATTTGATTCTATACTACCCAATCTAACATTTATTGTGAGTTTTTTCCTGATGATCATTCATTTGTATATGCTTTTATGGGCAATTGACTTTCAATATTTGAAGGGTGAAAATGTGATCTTCGTCTTGATTGGTTTGTTGTTTATATTCTTGGGTAATATCTTACCCAAGATACCTTCAAATTTCTTTGCCGGTGTCAGAACACCTTGGACTTTAACATCTGAAAAGAATTGGCATAAAACTCATCGGGTCAGTGGTTTTGCCTTTGTCATCGGGGGTATTTTAATGATCATACGCGGTTTTATTCACTTCACATCTACTTTATCATTGATACATACTTTCGGGGTTTTAGGATTTCTATTATTCTACCCGATCATCTATTCCTATACTGTTTTTTTGCAAGAAAAGAAAGAAAAGAGAGGAGGGGAAAAATGA
- the lepB gene encoding signal peptidase I, with protein MRIIVSELTELRNRIMKKKKKVVRKKHWVQDWLEAILFAFVVAMIIRNYTFQNFKIPTASMESTLLIGDYLVANKLKYYFTEPQREDIVTFRYPADPEEPEPRDRYVRLIPPIYWSKDKTFFTYYEKKNVVKRVIGLPGDTIHIVDKTVYINGEPHYGGYEQFTAPRAYLRPTYGPVEVPEGRYFVLGDNRDYSADSRHWGYLDRKDITGTPLFIFWSVGRDGIRWERIFTSIR; from the coding sequence ATGAGAATCATAGTTAGTGAGTTGACAGAATTAAGGAATAGAATTATGAAAAAAAAGAAAAAAGTAGTTCGTAAGAAGCATTGGGTTCAGGATTGGTTAGAAGCTATTCTCTTTGCCTTTGTTGTAGCGATGATCATTCGCAACTACACCTTCCAGAATTTTAAGATACCAACAGCATCGATGGAATCCACGCTGTTAATTGGAGATTATCTTGTAGCCAACAAATTGAAATATTATTTTACTGAGCCACAAAGAGAAGATATTGTAACTTTTCGTTATCCAGCTGATCCCGAGGAACCTGAACCACGAGATAGATATGTTCGTCTGATTCCACCAATATATTGGAGTAAAGATAAAACATTTTTTACCTACTATGAGAAAAAAAATGTAGTTAAAAGAGTTATTGGTTTGCCGGGAGACACGATTCATATTGTTGATAAAACTGTCTATATTAACGGGGAGCCTCATTATGGTGGTTATGAACAATTTACAGCTCCAAGAGCATATCTGAGGCCAACTTATGGTCCTGTAGAAGTCCCAGAGGGAAGGTATTTTGTCTTGGGTGATAATCGAGATTATAGTGCCGATAGTCGTCATTGGGGTTATTTAGACCGAAAGGATATCACAGGAACTCCGTTATTCATCTTTTGGTCCGTAGGCAGAGATGGTATCCGTTGGGAGAGAATCTTTACCAGTATTAGATGA
- a CDS encoding alpha/beta hydrolase encodes MKKIKTLVLLFCLVLLSISGLYSSNSQYIGFWIGAIRVMDTELEIHLEISEKDDQFIGLLSIPQQLQKDLEVYDLDISFPEIEFKLDVGTIAAFSGIMQKGYISGTFSQAGVNGLFHLIRGEKSVIRDSSIEFGPLEGETEISVDTNKGILYGSLVIPDREAEFPLVIIVAGSGPTDRDGNNPLISGKGYFYRQIAEELRNTGIATLRYDKRGVGKSREAHIDEIDLKIDNYVLDIINWLELLKEDLRFSSIILFGHSEGSLLSILAAQREEVSGLISAAGAGRDMADVLLEQFARQPEPYKSEGEDIISSLRRGQEVPEVSKELYPVFRPQIQPYLISQMQINPSSELSELDIPILIIQGTTDLQVGVEDAQILASSNPKADLMIIDNMNHVFRSSSMNMQENISTYGDPDLPLSDGFIMSIIEFINKLR; translated from the coding sequence ATGAAAAAAATTAAAACCTTGGTCTTACTGTTCTGTTTAGTGTTGTTATCAATATCTGGGCTATATTCAAGCAATAGTCAGTATATTGGCTTTTGGATTGGTGCAATAAGAGTTATGGATACTGAATTAGAGATTCATTTAGAGATTAGTGAAAAAGATGATCAATTTATTGGCTTATTGTCAATACCACAACAATTGCAAAAAGATTTGGAAGTATATGATTTAGATATAAGCTTTCCTGAAATAGAGTTTAAACTCGATGTTGGGACAATTGCTGCTTTTTCCGGGATTATGCAGAAGGGATATATCAGCGGAACCTTTTCTCAAGCAGGAGTAAATGGTCTGTTCCATTTGATTAGAGGAGAGAAGAGTGTTATTAGAGATTCCAGTATTGAATTCGGACCATTAGAAGGAGAAACTGAAATATCTGTTGATACCAATAAAGGAATCTTATATGGTAGTTTAGTAATACCAGATAGAGAAGCAGAATTTCCTTTGGTCATTATTGTTGCAGGTTCGGGACCGACTGACAGAGATGGTAACAATCCACTCATATCCGGTAAAGGTTACTTCTATCGTCAGATTGCTGAGGAATTAAGAAATACCGGGATCGCAACTCTTAGATATGATAAAAGAGGTGTGGGCAAGAGCCGAGAAGCACATATAGATGAAATTGATTTAAAAATAGATAATTATGTATTGGATATTATCAATTGGTTAGAACTATTAAAAGAAGATTTGCGTTTTTCTTCGATCATTTTATTTGGTCACAGTGAGGGATCGTTGTTAAGCATTTTAGCAGCACAAAGAGAGGAAGTTTCAGGATTAATATCAGCAGCAGGTGCAGGTAGAGATATGGCTGATGTATTATTAGAACAATTTGCCCGACAGCCAGAACCCTACAAATCAGAAGGAGAAGATATTATTTCATCATTACGTAGAGGTCAAGAAGTGCCTGAAGTTAGTAAAGAATTATATCCAGTCTTTCGACCTCAGATTCAACCATATTTAATATCCCAGATGCAAATTAATCCTTCTTCAGAGTTATCGGAATTGGATATTCCCATCTTAATAATTCAAGGAACAACCGATCTACAGGTAGGAGTAGAAGATGCCCAAATTCTTGCAAGTAGCAACCCTAAAGCTGATTTGATGATAATCGATAACATGAATCATGTATTTAGATCATCTTCAATGAATATGCAGGAGAACATAAGTACTTATGGTGATCCTGATTTGCCATTATCAGATGGATTTATAATGAGTATAATAGAATTCATAAATAAACTTAGGTGA
- a CDS encoding autorepressor SdpR family transcription factor codes for MNNDSVFKALSDENRRKIIKLLRKNEEMTAGDIADKFAISKPAISEHLKILKNAGLVCSIKKGQYVEYSLNTSVFEEILEFFLAFLKDSKRKEN; via the coding sequence ATGAATAATGATAGCGTATTTAAGGCATTATCTGATGAAAATCGCAGAAAGATAATCAAGCTTCTACGAAAAAATGAAGAGATGACAGCGGGGGATATTGCTGATAAATTTGCTATATCTAAACCGGCTATTAGTGAACATCTGAAGATATTGAAGAATGCTGGATTGGTTTGTTCAATCAAGAAGGGACAATATGTTGAGTATTCCTTAAACACCAGTGTTTTTGAGGAGATATTAGAGTTTTTCTTAGCTTTTTTAAAAGATTCAAAAAGAAAGGAGAATTGA
- the hemW gene encoding radical SAM family heme chaperone HemW, which yields MINSVYLHYPFCLRKCGYCSFYSVEYNREISKEYLKFIKQEIKKYHQIVKIKPRTIYLGGGTPSLMDIEDIQNVIELFDLSCLHEFTIEVNPATVNFAKLTAYRKCGINRISFGMQSFIDKELKLLGRLHNRQDNYQSFSLARDSGFNNISCDLIYGLPNQEYKDLRFNLVKVIELKPEHVSMYCLSLEDDAPLARNGTKLPNDEITAKFYRCIVETLVKAGYKHYEISNFSKQDFMSQHNLNYWKNGEYIGFGCSAHSYVDNYRYHNSSDLKSYYSEVLSKTIFPNKEKQDEAIKKKDFVIQGLRMTKGLDLESYKRSFREDFLTRYHKGIDKHKKFLKINNGYLKLTTEGFFVSNEIIIDLID from the coding sequence ATGATTAATTCAGTATATCTGCATTACCCCTTTTGTCTTCGTAAATGTGGATACTGCAGCTTCTATTCGGTAGAGTATAATAGAGAAATAAGCAAAGAGTATCTCAAATTTATAAAACAAGAAATCAAAAAATATCATCAAATAGTTAAGATCAAACCCCGGACAATATACTTAGGGGGTGGAACTCCGAGCTTAATGGATATAGAAGATATTCAGAATGTTATTGAGTTGTTTGATTTATCTTGTTTGCATGAGTTTACTATAGAAGTCAATCCTGCAACAGTAAATTTCGCAAAGTTAACAGCATATAGAAAATGTGGTATTAACAGAATAAGTTTTGGGATGCAGTCTTTTATCGATAAAGAGTTAAAATTATTAGGCAGGTTGCATAACAGACAAGATAATTATCAATCATTCTCGTTAGCCCGGGACAGTGGTTTTAATAATATATCTTGTGATCTAATATATGGTTTACCCAATCAAGAATATAAAGACCTTCGATTTAATCTGGTTAAGGTTATAGAACTGAAACCCGAACATGTCTCAATGTATTGTCTAAGTCTCGAAGATGATGCACCATTAGCCAGAAATGGGACTAAATTGCCCAACGATGAAATTACAGCAAAGTTCTATCGTTGTATAGTAGAAACATTGGTAAAAGCAGGTTATAAGCATTATGAGATATCCAATTTTTCGAAGCAGGATTTTATGTCACAGCATAATCTAAATTACTGGAAGAATGGAGAATACATCGGCTTTGGGTGTAGTGCCCATAGTTACGTAGATAATTACCGTTATCACAATTCATCTGATCTAAAATCTTATTATTCAGAAGTGCTATCTAAAACAATTTTTCCTAATAAAGAGAAGCAGGACGAAGCAATTAAGAAGAAAGACTTTGTTATCCAGGGTTTAAGGATGACTAAAGGTCTTGATTTAGAGAGCTATAAGAGATCTTTTAGGGAAGATTTCTTAACTCGATATCACAAAGGTATAGACAAACACAAAAAATTTCTTAAAATTA
- a CDS encoding ROK family protein, producing MDIFAGLDLGGSSLKYGYGNSVDGLKASYHKSHYNRGREELYSLLSSAIHHIKGKIQESNSLKGIALGTPGFIDHLTGDVVGNCPNLNNWVGANPKTFLEDKFNIPVIVENDADLMAFGESDRENGTQSLLGITVGTGIGSGFVVNQQIYHGAHNSANEVGHTIIEQNGIQCLCGKRGCLEAYGSIPAIEAKAKSMFSKIQSIELILQTSKENREYSSFIKSIYDKLGIAIANAVTIIDPQEIIIGGGLTECPSFSISPLKESIRSFLNEYQRNRVVIKEAKLKNKAGVWGGIVLVEEFIKQ from the coding sequence ATGGATATCTTTGCCGGTTTGGATTTAGGAGGTTCATCTCTTAAATACGGATATGGCAATAGCGTAGATGGATTAAAAGCATCCTATCACAAAAGCCATTATAATAGAGGACGTGAAGAGTTGTATAGTCTTCTAAGTTCTGCTATTCATCATATAAAAGGGAAAATCCAAGAATCTAATTCTTTAAAGGGGATTGCTTTAGGTACTCCAGGTTTTATTGACCATTTAACAGGTGATGTCGTTGGCAATTGTCCAAACCTGAACAACTGGGTTGGAGCTAATCCAAAAACATTTCTTGAAGACAAATTTAACATACCTGTTATAGTTGAGAACGATGCCGATCTAATGGCTTTTGGAGAGTCAGATAGAGAGAACGGTACTCAATCGCTATTAGGAATAACTGTTGGAACAGGTATAGGAAGTGGCTTTGTTGTTAATCAACAAATATATCACGGAGCACATAATTCTGCTAACGAAGTAGGTCATACAATCATTGAACAAAATGGGATTCAATGTCTTTGTGGGAAAAGAGGATGTCTTGAAGCTTATGGATCAATTCCCGCTATTGAAGCGAAAGCTAAATCAATGTTTAGTAAAATACAAAGTATTGAGCTAATTCTCCAAACAAGTAAAGAGAATCGCGAGTACTCTTCATTTATAAAAAGCATATATGACAAGCTCGGTATAGCTATTGCAAATGCTGTCACTATTATAGATCCTCAGGAGATTATAATTGGTGGCGGTTTGACTGAATGTCCTAGTTTTTCTATCAGTCCGCTTAAAGAATCAATTAGGTCATTTCTTAATGAATATCAAAGAAATCGTGTAGTTATCAAAGAAGCAAAATTAAAGAATAAAGCAGGTGTTTGGGGAGGTATAGTTCTTGTCGAAGAGTTTATAAAACAATAG
- a CDS encoding D-alanine--D-alanine ligase, with protein sequence MVKKVVLLQGGFSEEREISLKSSAEIHKALNELGYETIPLDPANFTNYLQLGERILSIKPDIVFIGLHGGVGEEGTLQAFLSLLDIPYTGSNMNASSLCMDKHLSFVLAYSIGIKVPEYLVIDECIPKNWKFVDNLVLPLVVKPNNSGSSVGITILRDPNNLIEAIQEAFQYSTKVIIQKYIEGSELTVSILGKKALPVVEIKVKDGWYDYQNKYTAGKTIYETPADLSNEQTNKIQDMSIKLFKTFGCRAYARIDFRYDGKDFYFLEINTLPGMTSLSLTPMAAKQVGISFPELVEEIIEYSLL encoded by the coding sequence ATGGTAAAAAAAGTAGTTTTATTACAAGGTGGTTTTTCTGAAGAACGTGAAATATCACTGAAATCCTCTGCTGAAATACATAAAGCATTAAATGAATTGGGTTATGAGACTATACCCCTTGATCCAGCTAATTTTACCAATTATCTTCAATTAGGAGAACGAATCCTCTCCATCAAACCTGATATAGTTTTTATTGGTTTGCATGGTGGAGTAGGAGAAGAAGGCACATTACAAGCATTTTTGTCCTTGCTTGATATTCCTTACACCGGTTCAAATATGAATGCCAGCTCACTCTGCATGGATAAACATCTTAGTTTTGTCTTAGCATATTCAATTGGTATAAAAGTTCCTGAGTATCTTGTTATTGATGAATGCATTCCAAAGAATTGGAAATTCGTCGATAATTTAGTTTTACCTTTGGTTGTAAAACCCAACAATTCCGGTTCTTCAGTAGGAATTACTATATTAAGAGATCCAAACAATCTGATTGAAGCTATTCAAGAAGCTTTCCAATATAGTACAAAGGTAATTATTCAAAAGTATATTGAGGGCTCGGAATTGACAGTCTCTATCCTCGGTAAGAAAGCTCTCCCTGTTGTTGAGATCAAAGTTAAAGACGGCTGGTATGATTATCAAAATAAATACACTGCTGGCAAAACGATCTATGAAACACCTGCTGACCTATCTAACGAACAAACTAACAAAATACAAGATATGAGTATAAAGTTATTCAAGACATTTGGCTGTCGTGCCTATGCTCGTATCGATTTTCGCTATGATGGGAAAGATTTTTATTTTTTAGAGATCAATACTCTGCCAGGCATGACCTCACTCAGTCTTACACCAATGGCAGCTAAACAGGTAGGAATATCATTTCCTGAACTTGTTGAGGAGATCATTGAATATTCACTTCTATGA
- a CDS encoding chloride channel protein: MKKLFAEETVLFMSLVKWFFLAAIIGIIVGISTAIFLKSLEWGIGIGQQQARYFILLPVSLFLSTLIIKIFAPEAGGHGTEKILEAIHKRSGRINVAVVPIKLLTTVITIASGGSAGKEGPAAQIGSALSSLLADVYRFNDRERRKLVVCGISAGFSAVFGTPIAGAIFGLEVLVAGMIVHEDLFPSFVAGVISFQVANILGIHYYYNHIQISPIFNHYLFFIVVGAGIFFGLCSLYFIEIIHLVKKLADKIRIWEPFKGLIGGLILIGLVYLFSSKMFLGLGTSTIESTLHGERIIWYAFLVKGLFTAITLSFGGSGGVITPIFFIGTAAGAFFAQLFGLDVPTFAAIGLVALLSGATNTPIASSIMAVELFGPTIAPYAALACIISFLMTGHRSVYPSQVLGIRKSMSLSVDIGMDMEKIKTTIQTRDRSFIGILLKILHRFQKSRFNGNGDSSNEKKN, encoded by the coding sequence ATGAAGAAGTTATTCGCCGAAGAGACAGTTCTTTTCATGAGTTTGGTAAAGTGGTTTTTTTTGGCAGCAATTATTGGTATAATAGTTGGTATATCAACTGCAATATTTTTAAAAAGTCTCGAATGGGGAATAGGTATTGGGCAACAGCAAGCAAGATATTTTATCCTACTCCCCGTATCTTTATTTCTTAGTACTCTTATCATAAAAATCTTTGCTCCGGAAGCAGGTGGACATGGAACTGAGAAAATTCTGGAAGCAATTCATAAGAGGTCAGGGCGAATAAATGTAGCAGTTGTACCAATTAAACTGTTAACAACGGTTATCACTATAGCTAGCGGTGGTTCAGCCGGGAAAGAAGGACCAGCTGCCCAGATAGGATCAGCCCTATCCTCGCTTCTTGCAGATGTATATAGATTCAATGACAGAGAGAGAAGAAAGTTAGTCGTTTGTGGTATTAGCGCCGGCTTTTCAGCTGTTTTTGGCACCCCAATAGCTGGTGCAATTTTTGGATTAGAAGTACTGGTTGCAGGAATGATAGTTCACGAAGATCTGTTTCCCTCTTTTGTAGCCGGAGTAATATCATTTCAAGTAGCAAATATTCTGGGGATTCATTATTATTATAACCACATTCAAATTTCTCCCATCTTTAACCATTATCTGTTCTTTATAGTTGTCGGAGCCGGTATTTTCTTTGGTCTATGTTCATTGTATTTTATCGAGATAATTCATCTTGTAAAAAAACTAGCTGATAAAATAAGGATCTGGGAACCGTTTAAAGGTCTAATCGGTGGCCTTATATTAATAGGATTGGTATATCTGTTTTCTTCAAAAATGTTTCTGGGATTAGGTACAAGTACTATTGAAAGTACTCTCCATGGTGAAAGGATTATCTGGTATGCTTTTCTGGTAAAAGGTTTGTTTACTGCCATAACTTTAAGTTTTGGAGGTAGTGGTGGCGTTATAACTCCGATTTTCTTCATAGGAACTGCTGCCGGTGCTTTTTTTGCTCAGTTGTTTGGTCTCGATGTTCCCACTTTTGCTGCTATTGGTCTGGTTGCTTTACTATCAGGTGCAACAAATACACCTATCGCCTCAAGTATTATGGCAGTAGAGTTATTTGGACCTACTATAGCTCCTTATGCAGCACTCGCTTGTATAATAAGCTTTTTGATGACGGGTCATAGATCTGTTTATCCATCTCAAGTGTTGGGAATACGGAAATCTATGTCTCTTAGTGTTGATATCGGAATGGATATGGAGAAAATCAAAACAACTATACAAACAAGAGATCGAAGTTTTATAGGAATTCTGCTAAAAATTTTACATAGATTCCAGAAAAGTCGTTTCAATGGCAATGGAGATTCGTCAAATGAGAAGAAAAACTGA
- a CDS encoding PAS domain S-box protein, producing MSEKRASNLKRRRGTSLKKQNSFIAYKIAVFLLVPLFVTYIIFLRAEGSITVLPFIIGLSFIAIISGFTLKLIQTIIELRQREKILQEKEKEYCSLLENYPDIIIRFDKHLRHTFVSPALSRYTNLDPADLIGKTIKDITSQFPGFESELDSWERAIKEVMDTGESKDGVYFFKGETGSYYLQANLIRELDEEGRKYSVLAVIRDVTAQKEIENKLTESEHRARSLLERIPNIAIMGWDRNRRIVFCNDACEDIYGYKKEKIISSKIDDILLLPEQREKFIEAFDRWLKNGKTIPPQETIHKGKKDTSIRVFSYYTKIQNTHDESEFFSIDIDLSKIDEFSDKHGVNNKLLIELSNNIDEIIYVSDIKSHQILFTNKFTQQLIADKAINNKCYQALRESRDPFVIDYSKNFLHDGTTNRWEHYDPDLDCYYLVTEKIISWQNNQKAKFSMILDITPFKKIELDQKLETDKLQSIFEGFGEGVIAMDTEGKITLMNKAAEELTGWKSQDVQGDHIDKVIVLFDEQSNKPSDNSILQVIEPDKISGVTDNPIILTKDGRKRNIYVNSSPILNQKDIIIGDIIVFHDITAKKRKEQELIKSQKLESLGTLAAGIAYDFNNLLSTLFGYIEMAMVFHNSKEKVAQYLSRALGIYERATSLTDKLITFSRRGVPDKKPHYIKDILDETAKFVLSGSKIRYNIEIPEDLWLCDIDKTQIQQVFNNILINSMQAMPDGGVINIKGENIPGSNAPEWTSKTANYVKITVIDEGTGIPESYLDRIFDPFFTTKQQGSGLGLATAYSIIDKHHGSIDVSSVPGEGTTVNVFLPASKSAIHDLDSEEEVAEKYESKILIMDDDPIIIDTVKDALEELGYTVVNCANGSKALLIFEEEYLKGEPFDLVIFDLTVPGELGGLETLKILSEKYPDIVAIATSGYLDNPVMADPQKFGFISKVEKPYNIEDFIESVHSTLKDKK from the coding sequence ATGAGCGAAAAAAGAGCATCTAATTTAAAAAGAAGAAGAGGAACAAGTTTAAAAAAACAAAATAGCTTTATTGCTTACAAAATCGCTGTTTTTCTTTTAGTCCCTCTTTTTGTTACTTATATCATTTTTTTGAGAGCAGAGGGAAGTATTACAGTACTACCGTTCATAATCGGTTTGTCGTTCATAGCTATTATCAGTGGATTCACTTTGAAACTAATTCAAACTATAATTGAACTCAGACAAAGAGAGAAAATACTACAGGAAAAAGAAAAAGAATATTGCTCTTTGTTAGAGAATTATCCAGATATCATTATCAGATTTGATAAACATCTTCGACATACTTTTGTCAGTCCAGCTCTGTCTCGATATACTAATCTCGACCCAGCCGATCTTATAGGTAAGACAATAAAAGATATTACTTCCCAATTCCCGGGATTTGAATCAGAATTGGATAGCTGGGAAAGAGCCATAAAAGAAGTTATGGATACAGGAGAGAGTAAGGATGGAGTTTACTTCTTTAAAGGGGAAACTGGTTCGTATTATTTACAAGCTAACTTAATTAGAGAACTAGATGAAGAGGGTAGAAAATATTCTGTTTTAGCAGTAATTAGAGATGTGACAGCACAAAAAGAAATTGAAAATAAGCTTACCGAAAGTGAACATAGAGCTCGCAGTTTATTGGAGAGAATTCCTAATATTGCTATTATGGGTTGGGACAGAAATCGAAGGATCGTCTTTTGTAATGACGCATGTGAAGATATCTACGGATACAAAAAAGAAAAGATAATCAGCTCTAAAATAGATGACATACTACTATTACCCGAGCAAAGAGAGAAGTTTATCGAAGCATTTGATAGATGGCTGAAAAATGGGAAAACGATCCCTCCACAAGAAACTATTCACAAAGGTAAAAAGGATACCAGTATAAGAGTATTCTCTTATTATACTAAGATCCAGAATACTCATGACGAGTCAGAATTTTTCTCTATTGACATTGATCTGTCAAAGATTGATGAGTTTTCAGATAAGCATGGAGTTAACAACAAACTATTAATAGAGCTATCTAACAATATTGATGAGATAATCTATGTTTCAGATATCAAGTCACATCAAATTCTATTTACCAATAAGTTTACACAGCAACTTATAGCTGATAAAGCTATCAACAATAAATGTTATCAGGCATTAAGAGAAAGCAGAGATCCATTTGTTATAGATTATAGCAAAAACTTTCTTCATGACGGTACCACAAACAGATGGGAACATTATGATCCTGACTTAGATTGTTACTATTTGGTAACTGAGAAGATTATCTCTTGGCAAAATAACCAAAAAGCAAAATTCAGCATGATTTTAGATATAACCCCTTTTAAGAAGATTGAGTTGGATCAAAAATTAGAAACCGATAAACTTCAATCAATCTTTGAAGGGTTTGGAGAAGGTGTTATTGCCATGGATACGGAAGGCAAGATTACATTAATGAATAAAGCGGCTGAAGAACTTACTGGTTGGAAATCACAAGATGTACAAGGTGATCATATAGATAAGGTGATAGTCTTATTTGATGAACAGTCTAACAAGCCATCAGATAATTCTATTTTACAAGTTATTGAACCAGATAAGATAAGTGGTGTTACTGATAATCCAATTATACTAACTAAAGATGGTAGAAAGAGAAATATTTATGTAAACAGCAGCCCTATACTTAACCAAAAAGACATTATTATTGGTGATATTATTGTCTTCCATGATATCACTGCCAAAAAACGTAAAGAACAAGAGTTAATAAAATCACAAAAGTTAGAGTCACTGGGAACATTAGCAGCAGGTATTGCTTATGATTTTAATAATCTTTTGAGTACTCTTTTTGGTTATATCGAGATGGCAATGGTATTCCACAACTCTAAGGAAAAAGTTGCTCAATACCTATCTAGAGCATTAGGTATTTATGAAAGAGCTACAAGTTTAACTGATAAGTTAATAACATTCTCACGTCGTGGTGTTCCGGATAAAAAGCCTCATTATATAAAAGATATTTTGGATGAAACAGCTAAGTTCGTACTGAGTGGCTCGAAAATTCGTTATAATATAGAAATCCCTGAAGATTTATGGCTATGTGATATAGATAAAACACAAATCCAGCAAGTCTTTAATAACATATTGATCAATTCTATGCAAGCCATGCCCGATGGTGGAGTAATAAACATTAAGGGAGAGAATATTCCCGGTTCTAATGCTCCTGAATGGACTAGTAAAACAGCTAATTATGTTAAAATTACAGTAATAGATGAAGGAACCGGAATACCTGAAAGTTATTTAGATAGGATATTTGATCCCTTCTTTACAACCAAACAACAAGGTAGTGGTTTGGGTTTAGCAACTGCTTATTCAATAATCGACAAGCATCATGGTAGCATAGATGTTTCTTCGGTTCCTGGTGAAGGAACAACCGTTAATGTTTTCTTACCAGCATCTAAATCAGCAATCCACGATCTTGATTCTGAAGAAGAAGTAGCAGAGAAATATGAAAGTAAAATATTGATTATGGACGATGATCCTATAATCATTGATACTGTGAAAGATGCTCTGGAAGAATTAGGATATACTGTAGTGAATTGTGCTAACGGATCGAAAGCCCTTCTAATATTTGAAGAAGAATATCTTAAAGGTGAACCTTTTGATCTGGTTATCTTTGATCTTACTGTCCCGGGTGAATTAGGTGGTTTAGAAACATTAAAAATTTTGAGTGAAAAATATCCGGATATCGTTGCCATTGCCACAAGCGGTTATTTAGACAATCCTGTTATGGCAGACCCGCAAAAATTCGGCTTTATCAGTAAAGTTGAAAAACCTTATAATATTGAAGATTTTATTGAATCAGTTCACTCGACTCTGAAAGATAAAAAATAA